The genomic segment CATCCTTGACAAGCTGCACTCAAAGCCATTATAAAGAATAAACCTGCTGTACAGTGCATGGAAATTAATGAACATGATCATATTTCAGCATTAACTGACAGCTGTCTCGTTAATTAAACCGCTGAAATCAGTCAGTAATCAAGCCTGCGATAGAACTGGAGAAAACGCCAGAAGAAGCAAACAGCAACAAACTTTCAGATGCTCATGTTTCTTCTCTATGATTGTTGTTACATGAGACATGGATcaaagatatatttatttaaacaaacaagATCTGTCCATCAGAGTAACAattacacacacatcagatctcagccaatcagaacgcTCCAATTTCTCCAGAGAGTGATCATGTGACCGTCTGAGGTGAAGCTGTATGTAGATTCTTCTGAGTCACAGATTACAGTAACACAGTCCATTGATTCTGTCATAAATGACCAAACTCACCCACTCAAGAAAAAGTCTCAGCAGCACAATGGCGTCTGGGGTTTAGTAAACTTTATCCATGCAATAAACacctgtgcgcgcacacacacaaacacacacacacacacacacacacacacacacacactcaagctgcTCGTCTAACACTGTGACTCAGTGAAGCTGTGTTCATGTGGTTTCTCATGCATGTAGTCATCCTCATCTTTAAGGTcctgaaaaaaaacacaagtcacatttatttctatagAGCTTTATACAGATCGTttcaaagcatctttacagaaatAGAGAGGAAAATAACAGTGTCGATGTTGCAGAATGCATCAATTAAACACAACAGAGCACAAGAGTCAGCTCCAGATGAAGAAACTCTACAAggaaactaaaacattttaacaataacacacagACCTGTTGTGTGTACCAATGCTGTTCTCATCTGTTTGCATTCGTTTAACTTAATCATGTTTAATAGCTGAATTCATTTCCCAtgattccaccaatcagagagtaGCAGTGAACAAAGCTCTGCCCCCACACACAGATTAatcaatataaatatgtatttgttttagatttttatGTGTCACATACATGTTTATACGAAGCGCATATAACGCttttatgaagatttttttttaaatccttatgGGAAAAATGAATGTGATCATCGTCCACAGGACAGAGACTGGTTTACCTTGAAGTAGCAGCAGCACAAGCGATGTTTCTGCTGTGTCTGACCGTAGAAATACTCCTCTCTGTGAACAGACACACAGTCATCACTCTCATCTAACATCTGTCTGAACCGCTGGACATCAGCTCTTACCCAGTGACCTCCTCGATGGGCGAGTGATGGGCGGCGGGACGCTTCTCGGACACAGAGCAGCACGGACACAGGATTCGTCCCAGCAGCACCAGTGTGATGATTCCTGACGGCAGCAGAACAAACACCAGCAGCACACCCACATCTGTGAACGTCACCGAGCGTcctgacagaaacacacacggCACACGCTCAACACGTGACAACTCAACCAGCAAAACTACCATTACACtgtgtccaggtcatatttcaccccgtCAATAATAAAACCAGAAATTACAAAAAGACTACATTGTGACATTAAATTCATGACAATTAATCACATTTCCCCCAATTTCTCCTCACTGTAATTAAAATCACAAGCTCATTACGGCCCATGTACATTACTGAATAAAATCCAATTCACtttaacaaatattataatgTCTACATCATCAATGAACATCTTTTTGGTCAACactttatttatgtagcactttatacaataccgagtgttaaaataatagttcagccaaaaataagaCTGTGCTGAAAATGTGTTCACCCTCAGAGTGAGTTTCTTTGTTCTATCAGACTTGGTGAAATTTAGAATTACTTcacttgtgaagccaaaagctgtgtgtttaggAGATAAAGCCCATAATAATATTTCCAAAAATccagacacatatttgtttagatctgtttaaacgctgcttgatctgtgcagatttctctcctgattcagaccagaacactttttcactggaggaagtgttattatggattatagactctatgtgtttgagttaaaatcatcttaatgctggatgtgtttcatcttttgtcttctccagatgttcactgatggactggagtgctgtggattattgtgatgtttttatcagactctcattctgacggcacccattcactgcagagcatccattgatgagacactgatgcaatgctacatttctacaaacctgatgaagacacacactcatcctgatctcagatgaactGAGGGGGAGCTCATTCCCTTAAAGCAGCATCACATGAATAACAGGAAGATTATTTACTTTAGTTAAATTGAGTTCATATGTGCTTAATTCTCAAGAAAGCAGTGCCACAATGCTAGAAGACTGAATCCACACAGACAGATTCAGGGGTGAAGCGTGACCTGCACGTGTTCGTGATCATGTGTGTCTCACTCTGGGGTGTGACGGTGAGGACGGTCTGGGCCGGGTGTCCGTGGACATCAGGAGGGTTGCGTACGGCGCAGGTGTACGTGCCGTTATCAGTGAGAGAGGCGTTCAGAAGCTGTATTGATGCTTCGCCTCGCGACGGGCTGCCGTCCCACTTCACACGACCCTTAAAATAATCATCCTCCGGCAGATACGCCTGAGATGAGAAGTGAAAGAACTGCAGACAAACAGAACATGGACTCAAAACCAACTCTTATTCATATTCTGCAGATAATTCTGTTATGAGTCTGAAGTGCTGATGAGAGACAGACGATTCAGTGAAGTGAAGTGTGATTCAGAACCAGCAAATCACTGCCAGACAGTAATGCAATATTTCTCTAAACACATAACTAAATACCAGAATACAAACAAGAAGGACTTCATTGAAAGAGTCAGTGATGGTTTAAATGAAAGCATCTAAATAACCTAATTCAGAAAGAATCAAAACACAACGCTCCATTTACATCCTGAGAACAGCTGAGCTGAGGTACACTACTGAATTAAACCAGTCGTTTTCTGCACACCACGTCTCACACTGCACGAGTGTAGGCTTGCATCTCTGTCTGCTCCATCTTTCACTGCTTTATGAATTCACTCCTAATGGATGCTGGGGTCTCACCACACAACACACATCCTACTCATGTGACTTCCTGTGGCCTGAGCGACTCCTGACCAGGGATTCATGATTTATGAACTCAAAGTCTTAAGAGCTACTCACCAGTATGGCAGGACCTCCGCTCTCGGGTCTGAAGGACCAGTCGATGGACATGAGGCTGGTGATGGATCTGGAGGAGGTGAAGGAGCAGGACAGCGTGACGGTGGCTCCTCTGACCACGCTGACCTCTGCTGGAGCCACGACTGAGATACAGCACACACTCCTCAacagcactgacacacacacatcagtgaggACAGGGCTTCACTCAGTGTTCACACTCACTGTTCTCATATTCCTTGTTTACAAACTCACTGTGCACACTTgatcatcacacactcctcagtGTACACACACTCATGAAGTACAGACTCACTGAGCAcactcattacacacacacacacacacacacacacacacacacacacacacacacactctctgtcacaGTCATGTACGGCTGTAAGGTCTGAGTTTTGATGCATCACTCTCAGTGTAGTTCATTAGtgtatattattatgttataaacAGTGCAGTACAGGAATCAGATACTTGTCATATCCAATGTTCAGTTCCTCAGTACATTAAAAGTCATAAACTGCCAATTCTCTGATATCATATCAAACACTAGAGCTGTTAATGAGTGAAGGGTTAAATTTCAGTTGACTAGACTCAGTTACATAACAGGGACAGCTGCATAAACACATCCACTACTGTCTTTATAACTAGACACTCTCCAAGGAATAATTTAGTCATACTTTCTGGATTTAAATTAGATCAATATACCTATTTATGTAATTTACTTTAATAAGTTATGACTACTCTTACAGAAAAAAACACTGCTATCTTCTAAGACTAGTCAGTGTATGCATCTGGCAGAACCAGAACCACGGATGACTGAAAATCCAGTAAATAAAACAGCATCAATGCATGTATGAGCTACAGATCATCGGATGACGTCACTTCTGGGACGAGCCGTGATCTCACAGCGTGACGTCACTTGTCTCATCTCATCTAAACTCttacgtgtgtgtgtgaagagtgtTTCGATATGACCTTCAGTATCAAGAAATTCTTCAGATAAACAGTCACAAACATCACAAATGAACTGAATGCTCAGATTTCTATAACTTAACCCAGTTGACTACAGATTTATGTACagatgcatgtacagttctctctccaccctcgataccatgacttaggtgcccttgagcaaggcatcgaacccccaactgctccccgggcgccgcagcataaatgatgaacactgctccgggtgtgtgtgtgtgtgtgtgtgtgtgtgtgtgtgtgtgtgtgtgtgtgtgtgtgtgtgtgtgtgtgtgtgtgtgcactttggatgggttaaatgcagagcacaaattctgagtatgggtcaccatacttggctgaatgtcacttcactttcactcacttaTTTCAGCCCAATCGTTGTCTCTGATCTCTAACATATGTATTCACACACGCAGATATGACAGCTCGTCTTCTCAGCCAAACAGAAATCAAAACAAACTCAACGGATCTCAGATGACACCACGGTACACATTAATAGTCCTTCAGAAGCTATAAACTCCCTCAAAcaacttttatcaaacatgtttatCCCGTTTCAAACGGACCGAATAAAAACTCCCGGAACTCACCGAAACCGACGATAATACACGATAAACCTCCTTTAAACGATCTTCCGTTCACATCCATGACAATAACTGGACATATATGATCACACGCGAGGGATTATGAGTGAATATTAGCAGATATTTGAACAAATATCAGTCGTGTTTATGTCGCTGGCTTGTGTTTGTCCTCCATGTTTGATACCTGTCGAGCAGGTGAGACCGGAAGTTACACTTCAGACCGCGAACAGCCCAACATCACGAACACTGTCACAACTCTTATCAAGCTCTTAAAACTCACTATTAAACACTTTACACCCCGTGCACACATGCATGAGCTACTTCATCATTAATTTCATCAGTTATGATATAGGCCATCACTTTATTTATGATACATTAGTGTGATATAaactctgcgtgtgtgtctggaAGGATACTATGTCATTTTATATTGACAATcgattacattttcattaaagaAATGACAGAATGATAGAGCTAAGATAAATCGAAGGATTTAATGAATTCTAAAAACATCACATGTGCTCTCGTGATTTGGGGTATTCTGGTTTATATCGTTTCTTACTAAGGAGAAAATTGTTTCATGGAAAGGACTGAAATTAGATGATTATTGACTGAATCTCACGTGACAGCCGCAGCTCCGAACACTAGAGGGCGCCGAAGAGCTGCagtgactcctaaccctaacgtTCAAATACACactcacttctctctctctctctctctctctctctctctctctctctctctctctctctctctctctctcacacacacatacacacatacacacacacactctgttagTCACTAATGCATCATAATTTGACTCAGAgaaattaaacattgttttaaacGTTTTATGAGTTCActcttactattactattatttgaaGTGCAATGATGGGGTGGGGGGTGCTCAGTGCTCGGAATTTGTCCTGAACCCAGAGTGTccgcggacacacacacactcactcacacacacacacacacacacatgctcagactctcacaaacacacacacaaataaacacatatgcttggactctcacaaacacacacacacaatctcacaaacacacatgctcacacacacacaatctcacaaacacacacacacacacacacacacacacacacacacacacacacacacacacacacacacacacacacacacacacacacacacacacacacacacacacacacacacacacacacacacacacacacacacacacacacacacacaagggaagtcgtggcctaatggttagagagtcggactcccaatcgaaaggttgtgagttcgagtcccgggccggcaggaattgtgggtggggggagtgcatgtacagttctctctccaccttcaatatcacgacttaggtgcccttgagcaaggcatcgaacccccaactgctccccgggcgccgcagcataaatggctgcccactgctccgtgtgtgtgtgtgtgtgtgtgtgtgtgtgtgtgtgtgtgtgttcactgctctgtgtgtgtgcacttcggatgggttaaatgcagagcacaaattctgagtatgggtcaccatacttggctgaatgtcacttcactttcactttcacacacacacgctcctaaccctaaggttgtgggttcgagtctcgggccggtaaCACCaagactgaggtgtccttgagcaagaccctgaagccccaactgctccaggtgtgtgtgtgtgtgtgtgtattaaatgcagagcacgagttctgagtatgggtcaacaaacttggctgtatgtcatgtcactgtgAATgtcattaacattaaattattaaatatcagtCAAATCAgaacttttatataaatatttatttaatattgcagAATATTTGTGTCAAATGTTTAGCATGaaaagtttgtttgtgtatttttttaacaataaatgtcTCTTGCTTTGATATTCTGGATTAACGTACAGTATTCATGTGTAAAGTTAAATTCCCCTGTTGATGAAATGCATCAAAATACAAAATTGTGATTAATGTCTTCATGTCATTAATTGTTTTTCTGcactataatatttaaattaactgcaatttttttataaaacaacattaaaaaatatattttatcaaaCTGCAATTGTAAAATAACGTTAGTGTAACGTTAACAATcactgtaaaggttttttttttgcatttgcatttggacCTTTTCTGACTTGTCTGTGAACTGCTCAGCTGTCAGAGTAAAAAGCTCGAGGCGTTTGTAGATGAGCTCAGAGAGAGAATCACTGTCTGCTCCTCAACACACGGTGGCGCTGCTGCTCACTGAACATCACTGCAACACAACACACCAATCACCAGCGACTCCTGCtgttacctgtgtgtgtgtgtgtgtgtgtgtgtgtgtgtgcgtgcgtgtgtgtgcgtgcgtgtgtgtgcgtgtgtgtgtgtgtgtttgtttgtgtgtgtgtgtgtgtgtgtgtgcgtgtgcgtgtgtgtgcgtgtgtgtgtgtttgtgtgtgtgtgtgtgcgtgtgtttgtttgtgtgtgtgtgcgtgtgcgtgtgtgtgtgtgtgcgtgtgtgtgtgtttgtgtgtgtgtgtgtgtgtgtgtgtgtgtttgtgagtgtgtgcgtgtgcgtgtgtgtgtgtgtgtgtgtgtgtgtgtttgtgtgtgtgtgtgtgtgtgtgtgtgagtgtgtgcgtgtgtttgtgtgtgtgtgagtgtgtgtgcgtgtgtttgtgtgtgtgtgtgcgtgtgtgtgtgtgtttgtgagtgtgtgcgtgtgcgtgtgtgtgtgtgtgcgtgtgtgtgtgtgtgtttgtgtgtgtgtgtgtgtgtgtgtgtgtctgtgtgtgcgtgtgtgtgtgtgtgtgtgtgtgtgagtgagcgagagagagagagagagtgtgtgtgtctgtgctgtcTCTACATGTGTTGATATAGAATAAAGAATAAGACAGAAAAAGAGAATAAAAAGTAATATAGATATTTGTATCTACAGATCATCAGGGCGAGGTTCTCGAATGCTGCAGAATCTTTTCATTAACTTcactttagttttttcttttcaatGCTGTATGTCTAAAAACAGACATGATGCTTTTAGAAACATGCATATCATAAACACACAAGAGAAGATGATTTAAGGGTCTGAGCGATGCAGAAGGTTTTCATCTGAGTTTACTGAAGTTCTAGAGGAGCCTGAAGAGTTTCTGTGAGAGCAGATGTGCTGATAAAACCGAGCAGAACGAGAGAATGAGGGCACGCGGAAGGCGTTTGAGGTTTCCTCTTCctgtaaagacacagagacagagacgtgAGATCGTTCACATCGACTTCAGCACATTAAAGCATCAGCAGCCATGATTCTCATCAGCTTCATGTTTCTGCTCGCCACGGCTGTGAATCCAGCTCTGTGTCAAGGTGAGATCCTCATTTATTACCTGAGCTGATCACAGACAGCCCGCTTCACGTGATTCACGGTTCTTATGTTGTTTCACTCTGTCAAAGACATAGAAGAGATCAAATCAGATGCTGTCGTTATCCTTTGCTCTGGAGGTGAAGGTGAAATAAACTGGTATCAGGGCAACAGCAAAAACGAAATGaaagaatataaaaacatttcCACCTATGAAGTGAAAGCTGAGCAGGGGATAGTTAAAGGATTCTACAGATGTAAAAATGGCAAAATAGAGCATTGGTTCTACCTCAGAATACAGGGTGAGGAAACTCTTCTCTTCATCACAAAGACACTGTTTTTACCCAGAATGTGCATTATaatagtgatgatgatgatgatgctctctctcgttctctccgTCAGTCTGTGAGAACTGCTATGAGTTGAGCAGGTTGAGGGCGACAGGGATCATACTCGGAGATGTAGTGTTTACAGGAGTAGTTATTCTCTTCATCTTCCTCGCTACCAAGAACTCTGGCGGCCCACAGAAGAGAGGTACAGTCCAAACTCAGTCAATGATGAAAACCTGAAACGATCTGAACATTCAGTGTGGGATGAAGCTGTTTTAGCTCATTGATTTGAGAGTGGCCCGAGTCTGTATTTtgaagtttttttagtttttgtttttttactgttttaaggGTAAATccagtgaaataaaataattgttttatttttcttaatgcacAGCATCAAATCCCAAACCAGCgaaccctcctcctcctccaaac from the Carassius carassius unplaced genomic scaffold, fCarCar2.1 SCAFFOLD_88, whole genome shotgun sequence genome contains:
- the LOC132137470 gene encoding myelin protein zero-like protein 3, with protein sequence MDVNGRSFKGGLSCIIVGFVLLRSVCCISVVAPAEVSVVRGATVTLSCSFTSSRSITSLMSIDWSFRPESGGPAILFFHFSSQAYLPEDDYFKGRVKWDGSPSRGEASIQLLNASLTDNGTYTCAVRNPPDVHGHPAQTVLTVTPQRRSVTFTDVGVLLVFVLLPSGIITLVLLGRILCPCCSVSEKRPAAHHSPIEEVTGEEYFYGQTQQKHRLCCCYFKDLKDEDDYMHEKPHEHSFTESQC
- the LOC132137468 gene encoding T-cell surface glycoprotein CD3 epsilon chain-like, with the protein product MILISFMFLLATAVNPALCQDIEEIKSDAVVILCSGGEGEINWYQGNSKNEMKEYKNISTYEVKAEQGIVKGFYRCKNGKIEHWFYLRIQVCENCYELSRLRATGIILGDVVFTGVVILFIFLATKNSGGPQKRASNPKPANPPPPPNPDYAPLDPKTRNNAVYSGIR